Below is a genomic region from Desulfonatronum sp. SC1.
GCGGATGCGATCCACGTTTCTCCCCTTTTCCAAGCCGTCCATCAGCGAGGCGGAAATCGCGGACGTGGCCGAAGTGCTGCGCTCCGGATGGATCACCACCGGCCCCAAGGCTGCGGATTTCGAGCAGGCTTTTTGCAAGTACTGCGGGGCTCCGGACGCCGTGGCCCTGGGTTCGGCCACGGCGGGCATGCATCTGCTGTTCACCGCGCTCGGGCTCGGTCCCGGAGACGAGGTGATCACCCCGTCCCTGACCTGGGTGTCCACGGTGAACCTGACCGTTCTTGCCGGCGCGACACCGGTATTCGCGGATATCGACCGGGACACCCTGATGGTTTCGGCTGAAACCGTGGCCCCGCTGATCACCGAGCGGACACGGCTCATCGTTCCGGTGCATTTCGCAGGAGCAGCCGCGGACATGGAGCCTCTGCGCCGTCTGGCCTCGCAACGCGGCATCCCGCTTGTGGAGGACGCGGCCCACGCCGTGGGCACGGAGTACCGGGGAGACCGGATCGGCCGGCACGGCACGACGATTTTTTCCTTCCATCCCATCAAGAACATTACTTGCGGGGAAGGAGGCATGTTTTGTTCCGACGATCCGGCGCTCATGGAACGGATCAAACGGCTGAAGTTTCACGGCCTCGGGGTGGACGCCCATGACCGGACCGTTCAGGGCCGCAATCCCCAGGCCGAGGTGGTGGAGCCGGGCTTCAAGTACAACCTGCCGGACATGGCCGCGGTTCTCGGGCTGGGACAACTGGCCCGGCTGGAGCAGTTCATTGTCAAACGCGCCGAACTGGCCCGTAGATACCTGGAGCTTTTGGCCGGGGTGGAGGAAATCCTGCCCCTGGCCGTGCCGGGCTGGCCGTTCCGGCATGCCTGGCACCTGTTCGTCGTGCGCTTGGACGTGGACCGCGCGGGCATGGACAGAGCCACGTTCATGGCCGAACTGAAAAACAGGAACATCGGCACGGGCATCCATTTCCGGGCCGTGCACACGCAAAAGTACTATCGCGAAACCATGGGTCTGCCCCAGGGCGCATTGCCGTCCACCGAATGGAATTCGGAGCGGATTTGCTCCCTGCCCCTGTTTCCGGACATGACCCGGGAAGACGTGGATTCGGTGGTCGCGGCCATCAAGGACGTGCTGCGATGAGCGCAACCGGCCTTTCCGTGGTCATTCCGGTTTTCAACGAACAGGATTGCTTGCCGGAACTCATTAAGCGATGCCTGGCCGCCTGCGGACAAACTGGCCGCGCCTTTGAGATCATCCTGGTGGACGACGGGAGCAGGGACGGTTCCCGAGAGATCATTTCTCAGGCCGCGGATGCCAGCCCTGAAGTGGTCGGCGTATTTCTGAACCGCAACTACGGCCAGCACGCGGCGGTCTTCGCCGGCCTGGAACAGAGCAGGGGCGAGGTGGTCGTGACTCTGGACGCGGACCTGCAGAACCCGCCCGAAGAAATTCCCCGCCTGGTTCAAGAGATGGACCGCGGAGTCGACGTGGTCGGGACGGTGCGGGAAAACCGCCGCGACAGTCTTTTCCGCCGCGTCGCCTCCTCCCTGGTCAACAGAATCGTGCAACGAGTCACGGGGGTGATGATGCACGACTACGGCTGCATGCTCCGGGCCTATCGCCGACCCATCGTCAAAGCCATGCTCCAGTGCGCCGAGCGCTCGACGTTCATTCCCATCCTGGCCAACAGCTTTGCCGGCAGCACCGCCGAAATTCGGGTCAGCCACGCGCCGCGCAATACCGGCAAGTCCAAGTACAGCCTGCTGAAACTCATTTCCTTGCAGTTTGACCTGCTGACCTCCCTTTCCACCTTTCCCTTGCGCCTGCTGTCCTTTTTCGGGGCGTTGATCGCCGCCAGCGGCATTGGCTTCGGCCTGTTGCTCATGGTCCTGCGCTTTGCCTACGGCGCCCAGTGGGCCGGTGAAGGCGTATTTACCCTGTTTGCTATTTTGTTCATCTTCATCGGAGCGCAGTTCGTCGGTCTCGGCCTGCTGGGCGAATACATCGGCCGGATATACCACGATGTTCGGGGACGGCCTCGTTTTTTTATCCAGGAAATTAAACGCGCAAGCCAGCCCACCGCCTTTGGGGCTCGGGGCGAAGCGTCCCAAAAGCAACCATCCCTTGTGGAACCGTAACCCAATACCTATGAAAACAATCGTTTTCGCCTATCACACCATCGGCTGCGTGGGCATCAGGGTGCTTCTGGCCCAAGGCTTTGAAATCCTGGCGGTCTTCACCCACGAGGACGACCCCGGTGAGCATCCGTGGTTCGAGTCCGTGGCGGAACTGGCCGCGGCCCACGACATTTCGGTGCATGCCCCTGCCGACGTCAACCACCCGCTCTGGGTCCAGCGGATCCGCGAACTTGAACCGGAGATCCTGTTTTCCTTCTATTACCGGAATATTCTGGGGCCGGACATCCTCAATCTTTCGC
It encodes:
- a CDS encoding glycosyltransferase, translating into MSATGLSVVIPVFNEQDCLPELIKRCLAACGQTGRAFEIILVDDGSRDGSREIISQAADASPEVVGVFLNRNYGQHAAVFAGLEQSRGEVVVTLDADLQNPPEEIPRLVQEMDRGVDVVGTVRENRRDSLFRRVASSLVNRIVQRVTGVMMHDYGCMLRAYRRPIVKAMLQCAERSTFIPILANSFAGSTAEIRVSHAPRNTGKSKYSLLKLISLQFDLLTSLSTFPLRLLSFFGALIAASGIGFGLLLMVLRFAYGAQWAGEGVFTLFAILFIFIGAQFVGLGLLGEYIGRIYHDVRGRPRFFIQEIKRASQPTAFGARGEASQKQPSLVEP
- a CDS encoding aminotransferase class I/II-fold pyridoxal phosphate-dependent enzyme, giving the protein MRMRSTFLPFSKPSISEAEIADVAEVLRSGWITTGPKAADFEQAFCKYCGAPDAVALGSATAGMHLLFTALGLGPGDEVITPSLTWVSTVNLTVLAGATPVFADIDRDTLMVSAETVAPLITERTRLIVPVHFAGAAADMEPLRRLASQRGIPLVEDAAHAVGTEYRGDRIGRHGTTIFSFHPIKNITCGEGGMFCSDDPALMERIKRLKFHGLGVDAHDRTVQGRNPQAEVVEPGFKYNLPDMAAVLGLGQLARLEQFIVKRAELARRYLELLAGVEEILPLAVPGWPFRHAWHLFVVRLDVDRAGMDRATFMAELKNRNIGTGIHFRAVHTQKYYRETMGLPQGALPSTEWNSERICSLPLFPDMTREDVDSVVAAIKDVLR